GATTTAGGTGCTGATTCGCTCGATGTAGTCGAACTTGTGATGGCTCTTGAAGAAGAATTTGGAATGGAAATTTCTGATGAAGACGCTGAAAAGATAGTCACAGTAAAAGACGCTATTGACTATATTTCTGAACGCGCAAACCAGTAAATTAATTATGAAAGGGTGGATATGAATAGAATCTCTTTATATCCGCCTTTTTAATTTAAATGGATTACAAAGAATTCGAAAAAAAGATTTCATACTCATTCAATAAAAAATCCCTTATAAAAAAAGCTCTCAATCACACATCTTCCCATAAAAATAATAAAAGCGGTAAAAAAAATAAGAGAGAAAATATAACCCTTGAATTTATTGGTGATGCTGTATTAGAGCTTGCTTCAAGAGAATATCTTTTAAAGAAATATAAAACTCTTTCAGTTGGCGATATTTCAAAAATCAAAACAAGAATGGTATCTGATAAAACTCTTTCATTTTTTGCAAAAAAAATAAATCTCGACAAATTTGTTAAAATCGCAAAAACAAAAGAGCCTCAAAGAAGAAATATGGATGCTGTCCTCGCAGCAACAATGGAAGCCGTGATAGGAGCAATTTTTTTTGATTCCGGACTTGAAAGCGCAAAAAAATTTGTAAGATATAAAATCTTTCTTCCCTTTACCAAAAACAAAGACCTTATTAGAGAAGATTTTAAATCGATCTTTCAGGAAAAATATCAGAAAATTTATAAAAAACCTCCTGAATATTTTGTTGTAGATGAAAAAGGGCCTCCCCACAATAAAACATTTATCATAGAATTGATTCATTCAGGGCAAACTCTCGGAAGAGGGATTGGAAAAACAAAAAAAGAAGCAGAACAAAAAGCTGCTGAAAAAGCACTTACATTCTTTAAGAAAAAATGAAGCATCTAATAATTCCAGTTTTCATACCTCACGCTGGATGCCCTCAAAAGTGCATTTACTGCAATCAAAATAAAGTCACTCTTGAAAAAGGATTTCCAAAAACAGATGTCATTGACAGAAATGTAAACCTATACTTGAATTCTTCAAAAAAAGACAAAAGAAGTAAGAGGAAATATTCAAATATATCTAATGAGGCAATCAAAGTTGAAATAGGGATCCCTTTCTTTCGAGAGAC
This sequence is a window from Candidatus Schekmanbacteria bacterium. Protein-coding genes within it:
- the rnc gene encoding ribonuclease III, producing MDYKEFEKKISYSFNKKSLIKKALNHTSSHKNNKSGKKNKRENITLEFIGDAVLELASREYLLKKYKTLSVGDISKIKTRMVSDKTLSFFAKKINLDKFVKIAKTKEPQRRNMDAVLAATMEAVIGAIFFDSGLESAKKFVRYKIFLPFTKNKDLIREDFKSIFQEKYQKIYKKPPEYFVVDEKGPPHNKTFIIELIHSGQTLGRGIGKTKKEAEQKAAEKALTFFKKK
- a CDS encoding acyl carrier protein, with translation MTIEERVKKIVAENLQISEDKVTPEKSFFDDLGADSLDVVELVMALEEEFGMEISDEDAEKIVTVKDAIDYISERANQ